A stretch of Vulpes lagopus strain Blue_001 chromosome 20, ASM1834538v1, whole genome shotgun sequence DNA encodes these proteins:
- the SMIM34A gene encoding small integral membrane protein 34A, with product MELIKWTPQGAPNQTQASTGLGYLLRDHMEGRSGTNSTRALKLPDGTSAAWYILTIIGIYGVIFLFRLASNILRKNDKSLEDIYYSNLTSELKKKGLQSKVSKCSALTFSNRPVLQPNQASLGPTFKNSECQTEIQGIP from the exons ATGGAAC tgATCAAGTGGACTCCTCAGGGAGCCCCCAACCAGACCCAGGCCAGCACTGGCCTAGGCTACCTGCTGAGGGACCACATGGAAGGGAGGAGCGGCACCAACTCCACCAGGGCCCTGAAACTTCCAGATGGGACCAGCGCTGCCTGGTACATCCTCACCATCATTGGCATCTACGGAGTGATTTTCCTCTTCCGGTTAGCCAGCAACATCCTCAGAAAGAATGATAAATCCCTGGAAGATATTTACTATTCAAATTTGACCTCTGAACTCAAAAAGAAAGGTCTCCAAAGCAAAGTGTCCAAATGCTCTGCGCTGACGTTTAGCAACAGACCTGTCCTGCAGCCCAACCAGGCCAGCCTGGggccaacatttaaaaacagtGAATGCCAAACTGAAATCCAAGGGATCCCTTGA